Proteins encoded together in one Bradyrhizobium sp. CB82 window:
- a CDS encoding HlyD family type I secretion periplasmic adaptor subunit — protein MSTMAMEGAKPAAKRSVRQSIRFHLLLGLGIVLLLAGGLGGWASTVLISGALIAPGQIVVESNVKKVQHPTGGVVGELRARDGDVVKAGDIVVRLDDTVTKANLAIVTKNLDAAQARAARLQAEQRGLDKLEFPQALRERASDPDVAALLASEGKLFDVRVNGRAGQKAQLRERIQQLNEEIDGLSAQETAKDKEIALVQQELVGVRDLYEKHLVQLSRLTTLERDSARLNGERAQYIASRAQAKGKITETELQIIQVDKDMVSEVSKDLRETNDKIGELIERKVTAEDQLRRVDIRAPQDGMVLQSTVHTVGGVVTAGDTLMLIVPQQDDLQVEAKVNPTDIDKLQVGQKTLLRLSAFNQRTTPELNGVVSRVSPDVTTDQRTGQSYYTIRVSMPPEEVARLGEVKLIPGMPVEAFVQTGDRTMLSYLMKPLHDQLMRAFREK, from the coding sequence ATGAGCACGATGGCGATGGAGGGCGCCAAGCCCGCGGCAAAGAGAAGCGTGCGGCAGTCGATCAGGTTTCACCTGCTGCTCGGACTTGGGATCGTGCTGCTGCTCGCCGGCGGGCTCGGCGGCTGGGCTTCGACCGTGCTGATCTCCGGCGCGCTGATTGCGCCGGGCCAGATCGTCGTCGAATCCAACGTCAAGAAGGTGCAGCATCCGACCGGCGGCGTGGTCGGCGAATTGCGCGCCCGCGACGGAGACGTAGTGAAGGCCGGCGACATCGTGGTACGGCTCGACGACACCGTCACCAAGGCGAACCTCGCCATCGTCACCAAGAACCTCGACGCCGCCCAGGCGCGCGCGGCACGGCTGCAGGCCGAGCAGCGCGGCCTGGACAAGCTGGAATTTCCGCAGGCCCTGCGCGAGCGCGCAAGCGACCCCGACGTGGCGGCGCTGCTGGCCAGTGAAGGCAAATTGTTCGACGTCCGCGTCAACGGCCGCGCCGGACAGAAGGCCCAGCTCCGCGAGCGCATTCAGCAGCTCAACGAGGAGATCGACGGGCTGAGCGCGCAGGAGACGGCCAAGGACAAGGAGATCGCGCTGGTGCAGCAGGAGCTCGTCGGCGTCCGCGATCTCTACGAGAAGCATCTGGTGCAGCTCTCGCGCCTGACCACGCTCGAGCGCGATTCGGCCCGCCTCAATGGCGAGCGCGCGCAGTACATCGCCTCGCGCGCGCAGGCCAAGGGCAAGATCACTGAAACCGAGCTCCAGATCATTCAGGTCGACAAGGACATGGTGAGCGAGGTCTCCAAGGATTTGCGCGAGACCAACGACAAGATCGGCGAGCTGATCGAGCGCAAGGTCACCGCCGAGGATCAGCTCCGTCGCGTCGACATCCGCGCGCCGCAGGACGGCATGGTGCTGCAATCGACCGTGCATACGGTGGGCGGCGTCGTCACCGCCGGCGATACCCTCATGCTGATCGTGCCGCAGCAGGACGACCTTCAGGTCGAGGCCAAGGTCAATCCGACCGACATCGACAAGCTCCAGGTCGGCCAGAAGACGCTGCTGCGCCTGTCCGCCTTCAACCAGCGTACCACGCCGGAGCTCAACGGGGTCGTGAGCCGCGTCTCGCCCGACGTCACCACGGACCAGCGCACCGGGCAGAGCTATTACACCATCCGCGTCTCGATGCCGCCGGAGGAGGTCGCCCGCCTCGGCGAGGTGAAGCTAATCCCCGGCATGCCGGTCGAGGCCTTCGTGCAGACCGGCGATCGCACCATGCTGTCCTATTTGATGAAGCCGCTGCACGATCAACTGATGCGGGCGTTCCGGGAGAAGTGA
- a CDS encoding type I secretion system permease/ATPase: protein MAAVPGLRRSELGDALRACRAVFLGVGLMSCMINLLYLTGSIFMLEVYDRVLPSRSIPTLVGLIILASGLYMVQGVLDLIRGRILGRVGTALDEALNKRVFDTIVRLPLLVGSRNEGLQPLRDLDNVRSFLGGMGPSAFFDLPWLPLYLGICFAFHVLIGITALVGAIILVGLTLVTEFMSRRPAREATSLAARRNDLAASSRRNAEVLVAMGMAGRLNQRWNEANEKYLAGNQRASDVAGGLGAIAKVLRMMLQSAVLAVGAYLVIHQEATAGIIIAGSILSARALAPVDLAIAHWKSFVAARQSWQRLSRLLEQIPAQVMPTQLQAPSSRLAVEGVSIVPPGEQRIIVQDVTFMLTAGMGLGVIGPSGSGKSSLIRALVGVWQPVRGKVRLDGAALDQWASDVLGRHIGYLPQDVELFGGSIAQNISRFDPDATSDAIIAAAKEAGVHEMIIKMREGYNTQVGEQGTALSAGQAQRVALARALYGNPFLIVLDEPNSNLDTEGDEALTRAIRAARERGAIVVVVAHRPIGVEAVDQILVLRDGRMQAFGPKEQVLAQVLQPRVAPPAPPIKIVSEGGVAKP from the coding sequence ATGGCAGCGGTTCCCGGCTTACGCCGTTCCGAGCTCGGTGACGCCTTGCGCGCCTGCCGCGCTGTGTTCCTCGGCGTCGGCCTGATGAGCTGCATGATCAACCTGCTCTATCTGACCGGGTCGATCTTCATGCTGGAGGTCTATGACCGGGTGCTGCCCAGCCGCAGCATCCCGACGCTGGTCGGTCTGATCATCCTCGCGAGCGGCCTCTACATGGTGCAGGGCGTTCTGGACCTGATTCGGGGCCGCATCCTTGGCCGTGTCGGCACTGCGCTCGACGAGGCCCTGAACAAGCGGGTGTTCGACACCATCGTGCGGCTGCCGCTTCTGGTCGGCAGCCGCAACGAAGGCCTCCAGCCCCTGCGCGACCTCGACAACGTCCGCTCCTTCCTCGGTGGCATGGGCCCGAGCGCGTTCTTCGATCTGCCCTGGCTGCCGCTCTATCTCGGCATCTGCTTCGCATTCCACGTCTTGATCGGCATCACCGCCTTGGTCGGTGCGATCATCCTGGTCGGCCTCACGCTGGTGACGGAGTTCATGTCACGCCGGCCCGCGCGCGAGGCGACGAGCCTCGCCGCGCGGCGCAACGATCTCGCCGCCTCCAGCCGCCGCAATGCCGAGGTGCTGGTCGCGATGGGCATGGCCGGCCGGCTCAACCAGCGCTGGAACGAGGCCAACGAAAAATACCTCGCCGGAAATCAGCGCGCCAGCGACGTCGCCGGCGGTCTCGGTGCCATTGCAAAAGTTCTGCGCATGATGCTGCAATCCGCGGTGCTCGCGGTCGGCGCCTATCTCGTCATTCATCAGGAGGCGACCGCCGGCATCATCATCGCGGGTTCGATCCTCTCGGCGCGCGCGCTCGCGCCAGTCGATCTCGCGATCGCGCATTGGAAGTCCTTCGTCGCCGCGCGGCAGAGCTGGCAGCGGCTCAGCCGCCTGCTGGAGCAGATTCCGGCCCAGGTGATGCCGACCCAGTTGCAGGCGCCCTCGAGCCGCCTCGCGGTCGAAGGTGTCAGCATCGTGCCGCCGGGCGAACAGCGCATCATCGTGCAGGACGTGACATTCATGCTCACTGCCGGCATGGGGCTCGGCGTGATCGGCCCGAGCGGTTCGGGAAAATCGTCGCTGATCCGCGCCCTGGTCGGCGTCTGGCAGCCGGTGCGCGGCAAGGTGCGGCTCGACGGCGCGGCGCTCGACCAGTGGGCCTCCGACGTGCTCGGTCGCCACATCGGCTATTTGCCGCAGGACGTCGAGCTGTTCGGCGGCAGCATCGCGCAGAACATCAGCCGGTTTGATCCCGACGCGACGTCCGATGCGATCATTGCCGCCGCGAAAGAGGCCGGCGTGCACGAGATGATCATCAAGATGCGAGAAGGTTACAACACGCAGGTCGGCGAGCAGGGCACGGCGTTGTCCGCCGGCCAGGCGCAGCGCGTGGCGCTGGCGCGCGCGCTCTACGGCAATCCGTTCCTGATCGTGCTCGACGAGCCCAACTCCAACCTCGACACCGAAGGCGACGAGGCCTTGACCCGCGCGATCCGCGCCGCGCGAGAGCGCGGGGCGATCGTCGTCGTGGTGGCGCACCGGCCGATCGGCGTCGAGGCGGTCGACCAGATCCTGGTGCTGCGCGACGGCCGTATGCAGGCCTTCGGCCCGAAGGAGCAGGTGCTCGCGCAGGTGCTCCAGCCGCGTGTCGCCCCACCGGCGCCGCCGATCAAGATCGTCAGCGAAGGCGGAGTGGCCAAACCATGA
- a CDS encoding GlsB/YeaQ/YmgE family stress response membrane protein: MYISGQSLIVILFVGLVAGWLAGKVVRGSGFGIIGDIVIGIAGAFVASFLFPRLGIHLGFGLVSEIIYSAIGAIILLLVVRLVRGGGRL; this comes from the coding sequence ATGTATATTTCTGGCCAAAGCCTGATCGTCATCCTGTTCGTCGGCCTGGTTGCCGGCTGGCTCGCCGGCAAGGTGGTGCGCGGGAGCGGGTTCGGCATCATCGGCGACATCGTGATCGGCATCGCCGGCGCGTTCGTCGCGAGCTTCCTGTTCCCGCGGCTCGGCATCCATCTCGGCTTCGGGCTTGTCTCAGAGATCATCTACTCGGCGATCGGCGCCATCATTCTGCTTCTGGTGGTTCGCCTGGTGCGTGGCGGCGGGCGGCTCTAG
- a CDS encoding ABC transporter ATP-binding protein — MTKLVEISSLNIRFTGERTVHAVNDLDLTLGDGEVLGLLGESGSGKSVTLRALMRLLPKKRTQISGTVNVMGRDVLAMGEEELSSFRGQMVSMIFQEPALALDPVYSIGAQIAESVVRHEGKSYAEGRARALDMLEVVRIPSAKRRLEAYPHEMSGGMRQRAMIALALACRPKILLADEPTTALDATVQIQILLLLRELQREFGMSVIFVTHDIGVAIEICDRVAVMYAGQIVEQGNLRDIVRAPVHPYAKGLLASTIHGAKRGLRLETIPGTPPSLAEKPHNCSFAPRCAVVQPQCLAQLPANVAVGSGRAARCVLAEAATAAS; from the coding sequence ATGACAAAGCTCGTCGAGATATCAAGCCTCAACATCCGCTTCACCGGCGAACGCACGGTCCATGCCGTGAACGATCTCGATCTCACCCTCGGTGACGGCGAGGTGCTTGGCCTGCTCGGCGAGTCCGGCTCGGGCAAGAGCGTGACGCTGCGTGCCCTCATGCGGCTTCTGCCGAAGAAGCGCACGCAGATCTCGGGCACCGTCAACGTCATGGGCCGCGATGTGCTGGCCATGGGCGAGGAGGAGCTCTCGTCGTTTCGCGGCCAGATGGTGTCGATGATCTTCCAGGAGCCGGCGCTCGCGCTCGATCCCGTCTACAGCATCGGGGCGCAGATCGCCGAGAGCGTGGTGCGTCACGAAGGCAAGAGCTATGCGGAGGGCAGGGCGCGCGCGCTGGACATGCTCGAGGTCGTCCGCATCCCCTCGGCGAAGCGTAGGTTAGAGGCCTATCCGCACGAGATGTCCGGCGGCATGCGCCAGCGCGCGATGATCGCGCTGGCGCTCGCCTGCCGGCCAAAAATCCTGCTGGCGGACGAGCCGACCACCGCGCTCGATGCGACCGTGCAGATCCAGATCCTGTTGCTGCTGCGCGAGTTGCAGCGGGAGTTCGGCATGTCCGTCATTTTCGTCACCCACGACATCGGTGTGGCGATCGAAATCTGCGACCGTGTCGCGGTGATGTATGCCGGCCAGATCGTGGAGCAGGGGAACTTGCGCGACATCGTACGTGCGCCGGTGCATCCCTACGCCAAGGGCCTGCTCGCCTCGACCATTCACGGCGCCAAGCGGGGGCTGCGGCTCGAGACCATCCCGGGCACCCCGCCTTCGCTCGCCGAGAAGCCGCACAACTGCTCGTTCGCCCCCCGCTGCGCCGTCGTCCAGCCGCAGTGCCTGGCGCAGCTGCCTGCGAACGTGGCCGTTGGGTCGGGCAGGGCCGCGAGGTGTGTGCTGGCGGAGGCGGCGACGGCCGCTTCGTAG
- a CDS encoding amidase: MSTEPALMTLTEVARAIATKQVSSHEVTQALLHRIAQWQPHLNAFMAVEAEAALQAAEDADAALAAGEVRGPLHGVPLAHKDMYYEVGKVVTCGSLIRRDYVATTTSTALQRLKDAGQIRLGTLHMAEFAYGPTGHNSHYGPVRNPWNLAHVTGGSSSGSGSAVAARLTFAALGSDTGGSIRMPANFCGVTGLKVTWGRISRAGAMPLSQSLDTVGPLAQTAEDCALLLALMAGPDPEDPTASAEPVADYVAATKGSLKGLKLGVPASFYVDDLDPEVARVLDETIAVLKREGADIVKVELPDQRQLQAASQLVLAVEAAAFHKRWLIERPQDYGAQVLMRLQNGLAVPAITYLEAMRWRGPALAAHHAATAGVDAVIAPVSPGPPPTIAESDVGGNANAPGVLQRLTLFTRPVNYLGLPSLVVPSGFTRSGLPVGMQLIGRAFDEATLLTIGAAFQRATDYHAKVPKLPS; this comes from the coding sequence ATGAGCACCGAGCCCGCTTTGATGACGCTGACCGAGGTCGCACGCGCGATCGCGACGAAGCAGGTGTCCTCGCACGAGGTGACACAAGCGCTGTTGCATCGCATCGCGCAATGGCAGCCGCATCTCAACGCCTTCATGGCGGTCGAGGCCGAGGCCGCGCTGCAGGCGGCGGAGGACGCCGACGCTGCGCTCGCGGCGGGCGAGGTGCGCGGGCCGCTGCACGGCGTGCCGCTCGCGCACAAGGACATGTATTACGAGGTGGGCAAGGTCGTGACCTGCGGCTCGCTGATCCGCCGCGACTATGTCGCCACCACGACGTCGACGGCACTCCAGCGCCTGAAGGATGCCGGCCAGATCCGGCTCGGCACGCTGCACATGGCCGAGTTCGCCTACGGTCCGACCGGCCACAACAGCCATTATGGTCCGGTGCGCAATCCCTGGAACCTCGCGCATGTCACCGGCGGCTCGTCGTCGGGCTCGGGCTCGGCGGTCGCCGCGCGGCTGACCTTCGCCGCGCTCGGCTCCGATACCGGCGGCTCGATCCGCATGCCCGCGAATTTCTGCGGCGTCACCGGCTTGAAGGTGACCTGGGGCCGCATCAGCCGCGCCGGCGCGATGCCGCTGTCGCAATCGCTCGACACCGTCGGCCCCTTGGCGCAGACCGCGGAGGACTGCGCGCTGCTGCTCGCGCTGATGGCGGGGCCCGATCCTGAGGATCCGACCGCGAGCGCCGAGCCTGTGGCGGATTACGTCGCTGCGACAAAAGGCTCGCTGAAGGGCCTCAAGTTGGGGGTGCCCGCATCCTTCTATGTCGATGATCTCGATCCTGAAGTGGCACGTGTGCTCGACGAGACCATCGCGGTGCTCAAGCGCGAGGGTGCCGACATCGTCAAGGTCGAGCTGCCGGATCAGCGGCAATTGCAGGCGGCGAGCCAGCTCGTGCTGGCGGTCGAGGCCGCCGCCTTCCACAAGCGCTGGTTGATCGAGCGACCGCAGGACTATGGCGCGCAGGTATTGATGCGTCTCCAGAACGGGCTTGCGGTCCCCGCCATCACCTATCTCGAAGCGATGCGCTGGCGCGGGCCTGCGCTCGCCGCTCATCATGCGGCCACCGCCGGCGTCGATGCCGTGATCGCGCCGGTCTCGCCCGGGCCGCCGCCGACGATTGCCGAGAGTGATGTCGGCGGGAATGCGAATGCGCCGGGGGTGTTGCAGCGGCTGACGCTGTTCACCCGTCCGGTGAACTATCTCGGCCTGCCGTCGCTGGTCGTGCCGTCGGGCTTCACGCGAAGCGGCCTGCCGGTCGGCATGCAACTGATCGGGCGCGCATTCGACGAAGCGACCCTGCTCACCATCGGCGCCGCGTTCCAGCGCGCGACCGACTATCACGCCAAGGTGCCGAAGCTGCCGTCATGA
- a CDS encoding ABC transporter ATP-binding protein, translated as MSETNASIAMLAPVEDRGGVAQPLLRVNGLTKHFPVRGELFSAKRTVRAVDNVSFSVAKGETVGIVGESGCGKSTTARLLMHLMPRDAGDIIYDGMTVGRALSLRELRRGMQMVFQDSYASLNPRLTIEESIAFGPKVHGMADSAARALARELLGKVGLRPENFANRYPHEISGGQRQRVNIARSLALSPRLVILDEAVSALDKSVEAQVLNLLADLKREFGLTYLFISHDLNVVRYISDRVLVMYLGEVVELGPVDAVWDAPAHPYTRALLAAMPSSDPDKRTETPPISGDPPNPIDPPPGCRFHTRCPFAEPLCAKATPKLTALDTMGHEAACYMAIPGSGHSLARQEGAA; from the coding sequence ATGAGCGAGACCAACGCCTCTATCGCCATGCTTGCGCCCGTCGAGGATCGCGGCGGTGTCGCGCAGCCGCTGTTGAGGGTGAACGGCCTGACCAAGCATTTCCCCGTGCGCGGCGAGCTGTTCAGCGCGAAGCGCACCGTACGTGCCGTCGACAACGTCTCCTTCTCCGTCGCCAAGGGCGAGACGGTCGGTATCGTCGGAGAATCCGGCTGCGGCAAGTCGACCACTGCGCGCCTTCTGATGCATCTGATGCCGCGCGATGCCGGCGACATCATCTATGACGGCATGACGGTCGGCCGGGCGCTCAGCTTGCGCGAGCTGCGCCGCGGCATGCAGATGGTGTTCCAGGATTCCTATGCCTCGCTCAATCCGCGCCTGACCATCGAGGAATCCATTGCCTTCGGCCCGAAGGTCCACGGCATGGCGGATAGCGCGGCGCGCGCGCTGGCGCGCGAGCTGCTTGGCAAGGTGGGCTTGCGTCCGGAAAATTTCGCCAACCGCTACCCGCACGAGATCTCCGGCGGCCAGCGCCAGCGCGTCAACATCGCCCGTAGCCTGGCGCTGTCGCCGCGGCTGGTGATTTTGGATGAAGCCGTTTCCGCGCTCGACAAGTCCGTCGAGGCGCAGGTGCTGAACCTGCTTGCCGATCTCAAGCGCGAATTCGGCCTGACCTATCTCTTCATCAGTCACGATCTCAACGTCGTCCGCTACATCTCAGATCGCGTTCTGGTGATGTATCTCGGCGAGGTTGTCGAGCTCGGCCCGGTCGATGCGGTCTGGGACGCGCCCGCCCACCCCTATACCCGCGCGCTGCTGGCGGCGATGCCGTCCTCCGATCCCGACAAGCGCACCGAGACGCCGCCGATCTCGGGCGACCCGCCCAACCCGATCGATCCGCCCCCCGGCTGCCGTTTCCACACCCGCTGTCCGTTCGCGGAACCGCTCTGCGCAAAAGCTACGCCAAAGCTCACTGCGCTCGATACAATGGGCCACGAGGCCGCCTGCTATATGGCCATACCGGGATCGGGCCACAGCCTCGCGCGGCAAGAGGGAGCAGCATGA
- a CDS encoding ABC transporter permease, whose translation MSELPLSAINDAALQAAPVTKARGYWATVGRRILRDKVSMACALVLLLIFLSALLAPWLGLEDPYKGSMIRRLRHIGTTGYPLGTDELGRDMLARLIYGGRLSLVVGILPVILAFGIGTSLGLVAGYVGGKLNTAIMRTVDVFYAFPSVLLAIAISGALGAGILNSIVALTIVFVPQITRVAESVTTGVRNMDFVEAARASGAGPFTIMRVHILGNVLGAIFVYATSLISVSMILAAGLSFLGLGTKPPEPEWGLMLNTLRTAIYVNPWVAALPGAMIFAVSICFNLLSDGLRSAMDIRN comes from the coding sequence ATGAGCGAGCTTCCGTTGTCAGCCATCAACGATGCGGCGCTCCAGGCCGCACCCGTGACAAAAGCGCGCGGCTACTGGGCGACCGTCGGCCGCCGCATCCTGCGCGACAAGGTCAGCATGGCCTGCGCGCTGGTGCTGCTGTTGATCTTCCTCTCCGCGCTGCTTGCGCCGTGGCTTGGACTGGAGGATCCCTACAAGGGCTCGATGATCCGCCGCCTGCGCCACATCGGCACGACCGGCTATCCACTCGGCACCGACGAGCTCGGCCGCGACATGCTGGCGCGGCTGATCTATGGCGGGCGGCTGTCGCTCGTCGTCGGCATTCTGCCCGTGATCCTCGCCTTTGGCATCGGCACCTCGCTGGGTCTCGTCGCCGGCTATGTCGGCGGCAAGCTCAACACCGCGATCATGCGCACCGTCGACGTGTTCTACGCCTTCCCCTCCGTGCTGCTCGCGATCGCTATCTCCGGCGCGCTCGGAGCCGGCATCCTCAACTCCATCGTGGCGCTCACCATCGTGTTCGTGCCGCAGATCACCCGCGTCGCCGAAAGCGTCACCACCGGCGTGCGCAACATGGATTTCGTCGAAGCCGCGCGGGCGTCCGGTGCGGGGCCCTTCACCATCATGCGCGTGCACATCCTCGGCAACGTGCTGGGCGCGATCTTCGTCTATGCGACCAGCCTGATCTCGGTCTCGATGATCCTGGCCGCCGGTCTCTCCTTCCTCGGGCTCGGCACGAAGCCGCCCGAGCCGGAGTGGGGGTTGATGCTGAACACGCTGCGCACCGCGATCTACGTCAACCCCTGGGTCGCAGCCCTTCCGGGAGCGATGATCTTCGCGGTCTCGATCTGCTTCAACCTGCTTTCGGACGGCCTGCGCAGCGCCATGGACATCAGGAACTAG
- a CDS encoding ABC transporter permease, with protein MLAYIARRIVYVIPIVISVALVCFLLVHITPGDPLVAVLPADASQELAAQLRAAYGFDRPLPVQFGLWLLRALHGDLGNSIATGRPVLAEVMRAVGNTVTLAIAAAIIGFTMGILLGLIAGYFRETWIDKLATSFAIAGVSVPHYWLGMLLVIIFSVELNWLPAVGAGPGGSGTWGWDWAHLQYLVLPAITTSVIPMGIVTRTVRALTGDILSQDFVEALRAKGLRETGVFRHVIKNAAPTALAVMGLQLGYMLGGSILIETVFSWPGSGFLLNSAIFQRDLPLLQGTILVLALFFVFLNLLVDIAQAAIDPRIKRG; from the coding sequence GTGCTCGCCTATATCGCCAGACGCATCGTCTATGTCATCCCCATCGTCATCAGCGTGGCGCTGGTGTGTTTTCTGCTGGTGCACATCACGCCGGGCGACCCGCTCGTCGCCGTGCTGCCGGCCGATGCGTCGCAGGAGCTCGCGGCGCAGCTCCGCGCGGCCTACGGCTTTGACCGGCCGCTGCCGGTACAGTTCGGCCTCTGGCTCTTGCGCGCACTGCATGGCGATCTCGGCAATTCGATAGCGACTGGGCGTCCCGTGCTCGCCGAGGTCATGCGCGCGGTCGGCAACACCGTGACGCTGGCGATCGCTGCCGCAATCATCGGCTTCACGATGGGGATCCTGCTTGGCCTGATCGCCGGCTATTTCCGCGAGACCTGGATCGACAAGCTGGCGACATCCTTTGCCATCGCCGGCGTCTCGGTGCCGCATTACTGGCTCGGCATGCTGCTCGTCATCATCTTCTCGGTCGAGCTGAACTGGCTGCCCGCGGTCGGCGCCGGTCCCGGCGGCTCCGGCACCTGGGGCTGGGATTGGGCACATCTGCAATACCTCGTGCTGCCGGCAATCACGACATCGGTGATTCCCATGGGCATCGTCACCCGCACGGTGCGCGCGCTGACCGGCGATATCCTCAGCCAGGATTTCGTCGAGGCCTTGCGCGCAAAGGGCCTGCGTGAAACCGGTGTGTTCCGCCACGTCATCAAGAACGCCGCGCCCACCGCACTCGCGGTGATGGGCCTCCAGCTCGGCTACATGCTCGGCGGCTCGATCCTGATCGAGACCGTGTTCTCCTGGCCGGGCTCGGGCTTCCTGCTGAATTCGGCGATCTTCCAGCGCGACCTGCCGCTGTTGCAGGGCACGATCCTGGTGCTGGCCCTGTTCTTCGTCTTCCTCAATTTGCTGGTCGACATCGCGCAAGCCGCGATCGATCCGCGCATCAAGCGGGGCTAG
- a CDS encoding ABC transporter substrate-binding protein — translation MLIERNTRAVLIAALSLTVVAAWPGAAGAETVLRIGMTAADIPRTLGQPDQGFEGNRFAGLTMYDALTMWDLSSADKASVLIPGLATEWKVDDADKKKWTFKLRPGVTFHDGSPFNADAVVWNVEKVLKQDAPQFDPSQVGLTVSRMPTLASARKIDDMTVELTAKEPDSFLPINLSNLFMVSPTKWQKLYDAAEGADAKAKSQAAWATFAKDASGTGPWKMASFTPRERLELVKNDNYWDKARIPHVDKMLLLPMPEANARTAALLAGQVDWIEAPAPDALPEIKQRGFKLYANEEPHVWPWQFSRVEGSPWNDIRVRKAANLCVDREGLRDGLLAGLMVPATGTFEPGHPWRGNPTFQIKYDKPAAQKLMQEAGFGPSKKLTVKVQTSASGSGQMMPLPMNEYLQQALAECYFDVQFDVIEWNTLVNNWRRGAKDPSANGSNAVNVTYAAMDPFFAMVRFLQSSMAPPVSNNWGFINNPKFDELVTKARQSFDPVVRDAALAELHAASVDDAAFLYVAHDVAPRAMSPRVKGFVQPKSWFVDFSPVSMTP, via the coding sequence ATGCTTATCGAAAGAAACACGCGCGCGGTGTTGATTGCGGCGCTGTCGCTCACGGTCGTGGCCGCCTGGCCGGGGGCGGCCGGCGCCGAGACCGTGCTGCGCATCGGCATGACCGCTGCCGATATTCCGCGCACGCTGGGCCAGCCCGATCAGGGCTTCGAGGGCAATCGTTTCGCCGGCCTCACGATGTATGACGCGCTGACGATGTGGGACCTGTCATCGGCCGACAAGGCGAGCGTGTTGATTCCGGGGCTTGCGACCGAATGGAAGGTCGATGATGCCGACAAGAAGAAGTGGACGTTCAAGCTGCGGCCCGGGGTCACCTTCCATGACGGGTCGCCGTTCAATGCCGACGCTGTGGTCTGGAACGTCGAGAAGGTCTTGAAGCAGGACGCGCCGCAATTCGATCCAAGCCAGGTCGGCCTCACCGTGTCGCGCATGCCGACATTGGCCTCCGCGCGCAAGATTGATGACATGACAGTGGAGTTGACCGCCAAGGAGCCGGACAGCTTCCTGCCGATCAATCTCAGCAATTTGTTCATGGTGAGTCCGACCAAGTGGCAAAAACTCTATGACGCGGCCGAAGGCGCCGACGCCAAGGCCAAATCGCAGGCCGCCTGGGCCACGTTCGCCAAGGATGCCTCCGGCACGGGTCCCTGGAAGATGGCGAGCTTCACGCCGCGTGAGCGGCTCGAGCTCGTCAAGAACGACAATTATTGGGACAAGGCCCGCATTCCCCATGTCGACAAGATGCTGCTCTTGCCGATGCCGGAGGCGAATGCGCGGACGGCGGCATTGCTCGCGGGGCAGGTCGACTGGATTGAAGCGCCGGCGCCAGATGCTTTGCCCGAAATCAAGCAGCGCGGCTTCAAGCTCTACGCCAATGAGGAGCCGCATGTGTGGCCGTGGCAGTTCTCGCGCGTCGAAGGCTCGCCCTGGAACGACATCCGCGTACGCAAGGCGGCGAACCTCTGCGTCGATCGTGAAGGGTTGAGGGATGGCCTGCTCGCCGGCCTCATGGTGCCGGCGACCGGAACCTTTGAGCCTGGCCATCCCTGGCGCGGCAATCCGACCTTCCAGATCAAGTACGACAAGCCTGCCGCGCAGAAGCTGATGCAGGAGGCCGGCTTTGGTCCAAGCAAGAAGCTGACGGTGAAGGTGCAGACCTCGGCGTCCGGCTCCGGCCAGATGATGCCGCTGCCGATGAACGAATATCTCCAGCAGGCTCTCGCCGAATGTTATTTCGACGTGCAGTTTGATGTCATCGAGTGGAATACGCTGGTCAACAACTGGCGGCGTGGCGCGAAGGATCCTTCCGCCAACGGCTCCAATGCCGTCAATGTGACCTACGCGGCGATGGACCCGTTCTTCGCGATGGTGCGCTTCCTGCAATCGAGCATGGCGCCGCCGGTCTCGAACAATTGGGGCTTCATCAACAATCCCAAGTTCGATGAGCTCGTCACCAAGGCGCGGCAGAGCTTCGATCCCGTCGTGCGCGATGCCGCGCTCGCCGAGCTGCATGCGGCCTCCGTCGACGACGCAGCCTTCCTCTACGTCGCCCACGACGTCGCCCCGCGCGCCATGAGCCCGAGGGTGAAGGGCTTCGTGCAACCGAAGAGCTGGTTCGTCGACTTCTCGCCGGTGTCGATGACACCGTGA